The Pseudarthrobacter defluvii DNA window CAGGTGTTGGCCGGGACCGCCGTCGTGGTCGTGCTTGTCCTGCTGGCCGTCTGGCGCCCGCTGAACTTTGCCAGTGTCGACCCTGAACTCGCCGAAGCGCGCGGAGTCCCCGTCCGCACCCTGGGGATCGTGTTCATGATTGTGCTTGGCGTCAGCGTCGCCCTGTCCATCCAGGTGGTGGGGGCCCTGCTGGTGCTTGCCCTGCTGATTACGCCCGCGGCGGCAGCGCTGCGGGTAACGTCCTCGCCGGTGGCAGCGGTTGTCCTCAGTGTGGTCTTCGCCGTGACGGCGACCGTGGGCGGCATTCTGCTGGCCCTGGGTGGCAGGATCCCCATCAGTCCCTACGTCACCACGTTGTCGTTCCTGATTTATGTGGTGTGCCGCACCATCGGTTCCGTGCGCGACTCCCGGGGAATCAACGGCCGGGTCCTTACAGCTTCCCGGCAGCCTTAAGGGCAGTGCAGTCCTGGCACAGGCCGAAGATCTCCACCGTGTGGTCCACCTCGGTGAACCCGTGCTCCGCTGCCGTGCGCACCGCCCACGTTTCCACGGCCGGCGCCTCCACCTCCACTGCTCTTCCGCAGTTCCTGCACAGCAGGTGGTGATGATGGCCGGTCACGGCGCAGCGCCGGTACACTGCCTCGCCGTCGCCGTTGCGCAGCACGTCCACCAGGCCCTCGTCGGCAAGTGACTGCAGGATCCGGTAGGCAGTAGCAAGCGAAACGGAAACGCCCTGGTTCTGCAGGATCCGGTAAAGCTCCTGCGTGCTGACAAAGTCGTCAAGGTCGTCCAAAGCGGCACTGACGGCTTTCCGCTGCTTGGTAACGCGCTGTTCCTTGCCGCCTCCTGCCGGTGATGCCGGGGATGGGGCGGCGGAATCAGCCTTGACGCCGATCGGCATGGACGAACTCGCTTCCGTGGGGGGCAGACATCAAGATTACCAGCCGGAGTTGCGGCAGGGCGCGTGGACGGGCCAGGCGGGAGGGTGCGTGGACACGCTTCCGGCGCGGACCCTAGGCTGGCGCTATGAAGCTGACCAAATACACCCATGCCTGTGTCCGGCTCGAGAAGGAAGGGGCGGTACTGGTCCTCGATCCCGGCACCTTTTCCGAATCCGCCGAGGCGCTGTCGGGGGCCCAGGCCGTCCTGGTGACCCACGAACACGCAGACCACCTTGACACCCAGGCGGTGGTGGAAGCCCTCGAAAAAAACAAGGATCTGGCGCTGTATGCCCCGGAGGGGGTGGCGGGCCAGCTGCGCGGGGAGGCTCCGGGCGCAGCCGACCGCATCCATACGGTGGAACCGGGATCGTCCTTCGAGGCTGCCGGCTTCGATATCCGCAGCTTTGGCGGGCAGCACGCCCTGATCCACCCCCAGATTCCCCTGGTAGCCAACATCGGCTTCCTGGTGGACGGCAACGTCTACCACCCGGGGGACTCGTTCATCATCCCCGACGGCATCACCGTCCAAACCCTCCTGGTCCCGTTGCACGCACCCTGGAGCAAGTCCGCGGAGGTGGTGGACTTCGTGATTGGGGTGCGCGCTCCACGGGCGTTCCAGATCCACGACGGGCTGCTCAACGACAACGGACTGGGCACCGTGGAAGGACACGTCAAGCGGATCGGCGCCAAGTACGGCACGGAATACCGTCACCTGGCTCCGCGCGAGTCGGTGGAGGTTTAGGCCGGCGTTCCGGTCCATTTACCGGTGTCCAGGAAGCGCGAAATTGCCGCTTCGTAGGGCGCCGGATCCAGCCCCTGGGATGCCACCCACTCCTGGTTCCAGTACGTGCCCGCATAGCGGTCACCGCCGTCGCACATCAGGGAAACCACGCTGCCCCGCCTGCCTTCGGACAGGAGCTGCGCGACTGTTTCCCAGACTCCCCACAGGTTGGTGCCTGTTGACGGGCCGGCATGCAGGCCCGCGTAGGAGTCCAGATGCCGCATAGCGGCAACCGAGGCAGCGTCCGGCACCTGGACCATCCGGTCAATGACCGTGGGAATGAAGCTCGGTTCCATCCGGGCCCGGCCGATGCCTTCGATCCGCGACGGCAGCCCGGTGGGTTGTCCGTCCGCCCCGCCCAGCCAGCCGGGGTAGAATGCGGAGTTTTCCGGGTCCACCACCAGCAGCTTGGTGGCATGAGAGTGGTAACGCAGGTACCGGCCGATCGTGGCGCTGGTTCCGCCTGTTCCCGCGCCCACCACCACCCACTCGGGCACGGGGTGCGGTTCCAGGCTGAGCTGGCCGAAGATCGATTCGGCAATGTTGTTGTTCCCGCGCCAGTCCGTGGCCCGCTCCGCGTAGGTGAACTGGTCCATGTAATGCCCGTTGCAGGTGGCGGCTACGTCCTCTGCCGCGGCATACACGTCCGATGCGTTCTCCACGAGGAGGCAGGAGCCGCCGAACTGCTCAATCAGGGCGATCTTTTCCCGGCTGGTGGTGCGCGCCATGACGGCAATGAACGGGAGCCCCAGCAGCTGGGCAAAGTACGCCTCCGATACCGCCGTACTGCCGCTGGAAGCCTCCACGATGGTGGTGTCCCGCCGGATCCAGCCATTGACCAGCCCGAACAGGAAGAGCGACCTCGCCAGCCGGTGCTTCAGGCTCCCGGAACGGTGCGTGGACTCGTCCTTGAGGTACAGCTGGATGCCCCAGTGCTCCGGCAGCGGTACTGCATAAAGGTGCGTATCCGCCGAGCGGTTGTTTTCCGCTTTGATGGTGCGGATGGCCTGGTCGGCCCAGTCCCGGTCCGTTCCGCTGCTGCTCTTGCCGGCGCTGCCCTCGATCGTCACCGATCCAGCCTACCCGCGGCAACAGGACCCGCCGTCTAGAGTAGGTGCCGTTGGCTGTAGGAACCTGCGAGGAGTGCAATGAAGCCGTTGATCGACGTCCCGGAACTTGAGGCCAGGCTTGCCGCCGGGCAACGGACGGTGCTGCTGGATGTGCGCTGGGTGCTGGGTGATCCGCACGGCCACGAACATTATCTTTCGGAACACCTGCCGGGTGCGGCATTCGTTGACCTGGCCACTGAACTCTCCGATCCGGCAGTTCCGGACCGGGGGCGGCACCCTTTGCCGTCTCCGGAACAGTTCCAGGAGTCCGCGCGGCGCTGGGGCATCCGTAACGGCGACCTGGTGGTCGCCTACGATGACAGCGCCAACATGGCCGCGGCCAGGCTGTGGTGGATGCTGCGCGACGCCGGCCTCGCAGAGGTCTACCTGCTCGACGGCGGCCTGGCCGCCTGGCGGGCGGCAGGACTTCCGCTTGAGTCGGGTCCCGTCCAGCCCACGTTCGGTGACGTGGAGCTGGGCAGCGGGCACATGCCGGTGGCCGACGCCGGTGCTGCCGCACGATGGGCGGGCAGCGGCCTGTTGCTCGACGCAAGGGCTGGGGAGAGGTACCGGGGCGAGGTTGAGCCCGTGGATCCACGCGCCGGCCATATTCCCGGGGCGGTGAGCGCCCCCACCGCGGGCAACGTGGACGCAGCAGGGCGGTTCCTTCCGCCGGCGGAGCTGAAGCGGAGGTTTGAGCACCTTGGCATCCGGGTCGGAACGCCGGTAGCGGTCTACTGCGGGTCCGGTGTCACCGCTGCCCACGAGGTTGCGGCGCTGGAGCTTGCCGGCTTTCGGGCGGCGCTGTATCCCGGCTCGTTTTCGGAGTGGTCCAACCGCCCGGAACTGCCGGTTGCCACCGGCCCGGAGCCCGCGGGCGGCATTCCTGATTCCGGCAGGGGCGGGACGCGGGCTGGAAACTCCGCGGGGGCCGGAGGTAGCGTCGCACTATGACACCAGGACGCCCCGTACCACCGCCCCTTGCCAAACCCATTGTCCCTGCCGCTGATGCAGTCCCCGCTGCTGATGAAACACCCGCAGCAGAAGCCGGCGTACTCGCCGCAGCTTACGGCGCTGTGTCCGGGGACAGCGGGTTGGTACCGCTGACCGTGGCCCGGCGCGCCCCGAAACCGGACGACGTCGAAATCGCCATCGATTTCTGCGGGCTGTGCCACTCCGACGTGCACGCCACCCGTGGCGAGTGGGGCGGACAGACTTACCCGCTGGTCCCCGGCCACGAAATTGTTGGAAGAATCAGCAGGACCGGGTCCAACGTCACCGAATTCGCTGTGGGCGACCGGGTGGGCGTGGGCTGCATGGTGGACTCCTGCCGTGAGTGTGACAGCTGCCTGGACGGCCTTGAACAGTACTGCGAAAACGGAATGACCGGCACCTACGGTGCAAAGGACCGCCGCAACGGGGGCGCCATCACCCAGGGCGGCTACTCCTCTTCGATTGTCGTGGACCGCCGCTATGTCCTGCGCGTTCCGGACTCACTGGACCCGGCCGCCGTCGCGCCCTTGCTGTGCGCCGGCGTCACCACCTTCTCGCCGCTGCGGCACTTCGACGTCGAAGAAGGCGACGTGGTGGGCGTGGTCGGGCTTGGGGGGCTGGGGCACATGGCCGTCAAACTGGCCAAGGCCATGGGCGCGAAGGTGGTGGTTTTCACCACCTCGGAGTCGAAGGTCGCGGCCGCCCTGGAACTGGGGGCCGATGAGGTTGTCCTCTCCCGCGATGAGGCCGCCATGGCCGCAGCGGACCGGACCATCGACCTCATCATCGACACCGTTGCCGCCCCGCACGACCTCAATCCGTTCTTCCGCACCCTGCGGGTGGAGGGCGCCCTGTTCCAGCTGGGCCTGCCGTCGGAAGCCATGCCGCCGGTCAATCCGGGTGCCCTGATCCGGCGCAGGATCGCCTACGCCGGATCGCTGATCGGCGGAATCGCCGAAACCCAGGAAATGCTCGATTTCTGTGCTGGGCATGGCGTGGTGGCCGATATCGAGATGGTGTCCGCCGCCCAGCTCAATGAGGCCTACGACCGGATGGTCGCTGGAGACGTAAAGTACCGGTTCGTGCTGGACGCCAGCACGCTGCAGGCAGCCGCCGAGGAGGCAGACGCATGAGCACGCTTTTCACGAAGATCCTGAAGGGTGAGATCCCAGGCCGGTTCGTATGGCGCGAGGACGACGTTTCGGCGTTCCTGACCACCGGTCCACTCGCCGACGGCCATACGCTGGTTGTTCCCACCGAGGAAGTGGACCGCTGGACGGACGCGTCGCCGGAAACCCTTGCCAAAGTCATGGAAGTGGCACGGCGCATCGGGGCAGTCCAGGTGGACGTTTTCGGGGCCCGGCGCGCCGGGCTGATCGTGGCAGGCTACGAGGTGGACCATCTGCACGTCCACGTGTGGCCGTCGCGAAGCATGGCTGACTTCGACTTTGGCTCCGCGGACCAGAACCCGGACCCTGCGGTCCTCGACGCCAATGCGGAGAAGCTGCGCGACGGCCTGCGCGCAGCGGGCTATGGGGAGTTTGTTCCGGCGTCGTGACCGGTGCCGCGCGGCGTCATGGCCACCATGCCCGCATAGGTGAAGCCGCCGCCGAATCCAAACAGCAGCGCGGGGACGTCCGCCGGGATTTTGCCAGTGTGCCACCACTTGCTCAGCCCGAGCGGGACGCTGGCCGCTGACGTGTTCCCCGACTCGGTGACGTCGGTGATGACGATGCGGTCCGTCAGGCCCAGGGCCTCCGCGAGCGGTTCGATGATCCGCAGGTTGGCCTGGTGCGCGGCGAGGACCTGGATGTCGTCCAGTCCCAGCCCGGCGCGCGCCACAATCTCGCGGGCGCGTTCCGGTGCCTTGGTGAGGGCCCACCGCAACACTTCCCGGCCGTTCTGGAAGAACCTGCCGGACGGAGGCGAGATGGTCACCGCGTCCGCCATGCCGCCCTCAGAGCCCCACACCACGGGGCCGATGCGGGGCGTTTCAGACGGACGCACGACGGCGGCGCCGGCACCGTCGGCGGTGAGCACCGCCGTCGCGCGGTCCGTCCAGTCGGTGACCGCCGAGAGGGTTTCGGCGCCGACCACGATCGCGTGGGAGGCGCTTCCGCTGCGGATCGCCTGGTCGGCCACGCCCAAGGCGTACTCAAAGCCCGAGCACGCAGTGTTGACGTCCATGATGGCCGGCCCCCGGCCGTCCACGCCCAGGCCAAGCGCTTGGGCTACCCTGCCCGCGGTGTTCGGGGACCGCTCGGCGGCCGTGGTCGTGGCCACCACCACAAGGTCGACGTCCCGGGCCGCAACTGCCGAATCCGCCAACGCCATGCGGGCCGCGGGAATTGCCAGGTCCACCACCGTTTCGCCGGCACCGGCGATGTGCCTGGTGACGATCCCGGTCCGCTGGCGGATCCATTCATCGCTGGTGTCCATCATGCCTTCGAGCTCATGGTTGTCCATGATGCGGGCCGGCTGGGCATGGCCCAGCCCGGCAATCTCGGTCCCTGCCGGGCCTTGGGCAAGCGTAAGCTTCATGGAATTCCTCTCGTAGGGGGACCGCGGCTAGGCGGGTGCCAGTGCCTTGTTGAGTACGGCGCGGATTCGTTTCTCTGACACGGAGTAGGCCGTTCCCAGTTCGACGGCGAACAGGCTCACCCGGAGCTCCTCGATCATCCAGCGCACCTGGGTTAACTCCCTGCCGGCACGCCGTCCCGGCAGCAGCGCCGAGACGGCGTCGTCGTAGTCGTCCTCAAGCCGTTGCACCACGGCCATGCCCAGAGCATCGCGCTGCACGTTTCCGGGCAGGCGCTCAAGCCGCTTCTCGATGGCGGCAAGGTACCGTGGCAGCTGGCTGAGCTGGACGTAGCCCGTGCGTGCCACAAAACCCGGGTACACCAGTTGCTCCAGCTGGCTCTTAATGTCGTTCAACGCGCTGATCAGGGCCAGGCTGGTGGTGCCCTTGAGCTGCTTTTCGATCCGCCGGGTGCTGGACAGGATGCGCTCGACGATGGCCGTGACCGAGAAGACCGTGTCAATCAGTTCGGCGCGCACCACTTCATAGAGCTGGTCGAACGCCTTCCGATCCCAGGGAATTTCCGCGGGCGTCAGCTTGTCAATGGCCGCCAGCGCGCAGTCGGCGATGAGCGCAGAGACCGACCCATGCGGGTTCTGGCTGAAGGTGAGCTTCTCCGTGTTGCTCAGGTGCTCCAGGACGTACCGGTCCGGCGCCGGAACGCGGAGGGCCAGCAGCCGGATGACCCCGCCGCGCATCGCCTCAAGCTGCTCTTCCGCGGTCTGGAAGACGCGCAGGGACACGGAGGTGCCTTGGTCCACCAGCGC harbors:
- a CDS encoding metal ABC transporter permease, with the protein product MDADSILGAIFNFDNYGELLVLVQNSIWAGAILGLLGGLVGTFVMKRDLAFAVHGISELSFAGAAFALLVGADVVFGSLVGSVAAALLLGLMGVRARDKNSTIGVIMPFGLGLGILFLSLYQGRAANKFGLLTGQIVSVDTVQLQVLAGTAVVVVLVLLAVWRPLNFASVDPELAEARGVPVRTLGIVFMIVLGVSVALSIQVVGALLVLALLITPAAAALRVTSSPVAAVVLSVVFAVTATVGGILLALGGRIPISPYVTTLSFLIYVVCRTIGSVRDSRGINGRVLTASRQP
- a CDS encoding Fur family transcriptional regulator, giving the protein MPIGVKADSAAPSPASPAGGGKEQRVTKQRKAVSAALDDLDDFVSTQELYRILQNQGVSVSLATAYRILQSLADEGLVDVLRNGDGEAVYRRCAVTGHHHHLLCRNCGRAVEVEAPAVETWAVRTAAEHGFTEVDHTVEIFGLCQDCTALKAAGKL
- a CDS encoding MBL fold metallo-hydrolase, with product MKLTKYTHACVRLEKEGAVLVLDPGTFSESAEALSGAQAVLVTHEHADHLDTQAVVEALEKNKDLALYAPEGVAGQLRGEAPGAADRIHTVEPGSSFEAAGFDIRSFGGQHALIHPQIPLVANIGFLVDGNVYHPGDSFIIPDGITVQTLLVPLHAPWSKSAEVVDFVIGVRAPRAFQIHDGLLNDNGLGTVEGHVKRIGAKYGTEYRHLAPRESVEV
- a CDS encoding PLP-dependent cysteine synthase family protein, whose translation is MTIEGSAGKSSSGTDRDWADQAIRTIKAENNRSADTHLYAVPLPEHWGIQLYLKDESTHRSGSLKHRLARSLFLFGLVNGWIRRDTTIVEASSGSTAVSEAYFAQLLGLPFIAVMARTTSREKIALIEQFGGSCLLVENASDVYAAAEDVAATCNGHYMDQFTYAERATDWRGNNNIAESIFGQLSLEPHPVPEWVVVGAGTGGTSATIGRYLRYHSHATKLLVVDPENSAFYPGWLGGADGQPTGLPSRIEGIGRARMEPSFIPTVIDRMVQVPDAASVAAMRHLDSYAGLHAGPSTGTNLWGVWETVAQLLSEGRRGSVVSLMCDGGDRYAGTYWNQEWVASQGLDPAPYEAAISRFLDTGKWTGTPA
- a CDS encoding sulfurtransferase is translated as MKPLIDVPELEARLAAGQRTVLLDVRWVLGDPHGHEHYLSEHLPGAAFVDLATELSDPAVPDRGRHPLPSPEQFQESARRWGIRNGDLVVAYDDSANMAAARLWWMLRDAGLAEVYLLDGGLAAWRAAGLPLESGPVQPTFGDVELGSGHMPVADAGAAARWAGSGLLLDARAGERYRGEVEPVDPRAGHIPGAVSAPTAGNVDAAGRFLPPAELKRRFEHLGIRVGTPVAVYCGSGVTAAHEVAALELAGFRAALYPGSFSEWSNRPELPVATGPEPAGGIPDSGRGGTRAGNSAGAGGSVAL
- a CDS encoding NAD(P)-dependent alcohol dehydrogenase, coding for MTPGRPVPPPLAKPIVPAADAVPAADETPAAEAGVLAAAYGAVSGDSGLVPLTVARRAPKPDDVEIAIDFCGLCHSDVHATRGEWGGQTYPLVPGHEIVGRISRTGSNVTEFAVGDRVGVGCMVDSCRECDSCLDGLEQYCENGMTGTYGAKDRRNGGAITQGGYSSSIVVDRRYVLRVPDSLDPAAVAPLLCAGVTTFSPLRHFDVEEGDVVGVVGLGGLGHMAVKLAKAMGAKVVVFTTSESKVAAALELGADEVVLSRDEAAMAAADRTIDLIIDTVAAPHDLNPFFRTLRVEGALFQLGLPSEAMPPVNPGALIRRRIAYAGSLIGGIAETQEMLDFCAGHGVVADIEMVSAAQLNEAYDRMVAGDVKYRFVLDASTLQAAAEEADA
- a CDS encoding HIT family protein codes for the protein MSTLFTKILKGEIPGRFVWREDDVSAFLTTGPLADGHTLVVPTEEVDRWTDASPETLAKVMEVARRIGAVQVDVFGARRAGLIVAGYEVDHLHVHVWPSRSMADFDFGSADQNPDPAVLDANAEKLRDGLRAAGYGEFVPAS
- a CDS encoding beta-ketoacyl-ACP synthase III, whose product is MKLTLAQGPAGTEIAGLGHAQPARIMDNHELEGMMDTSDEWIRQRTGIVTRHIAGAGETVVDLAIPAARMALADSAVAARDVDLVVVATTTAAERSPNTAGRVAQALGLGVDGRGPAIMDVNTACSGFEYALGVADQAIRSGSASHAIVVGAETLSAVTDWTDRATAVLTADGAGAAVVRPSETPRIGPVVWGSEGGMADAVTISPPSGRFFQNGREVLRWALTKAPERAREIVARAGLGLDDIQVLAAHQANLRIIEPLAEALGLTDRIVITDVTESGNTSAASVPLGLSKWWHTGKIPADVPALLFGFGGGFTYAGMVAMTPRGTGHDAGTNSP